The nucleotide window ACGTCCTCAGTTTCCGTAGCTGGACTTTTCATGTAAAATCGTTTGGAGTTCCTCCGACCAACTTTCCCATGTCGTGTAGCAACGTACCCTCTTTTGGTTACCCAGGAATGTTGTGTTCCAAAACGAGGCAAGACAGAATCTtttaatgatatattaGTTGGCATCCCgacattttttatttttggtaTTGATGTTGTTGTGATGTCATAAAATGAATCTGTTCTTGAACTACGGTCAGAAGTACTTGAGGCTCCCGACATTATACTCATATCTCGCCTAATAAATTTCCGGGAATATCCACTACCAACAAAAGCGTCTGATACTGAAGAAGAGTTTTGTCCTGtactttccaaattatttcttCCCATGATTGAAGAGTCTGATATTTTGTATGACGACGTATTGCCATCAGTAGAATATTCGGAGTTATAAGTATCGTTTGACATTTGTGAAACATAGGAAGCAGGACGTGCTTTATTGGAAGCTACTGGTCTCTTATCGTCATTCGATATAGATCGTGCATAATCAAAagattcattatcaaagtTTAGAGTAGAAGCTCTTCTGGAAATGTCACTTGACGCTGTTGATTTAAATCTCTTTAATATGGGCTCAtcaatttttatttttcgTTCAATACCTTCCCCACTAGTAATATTTCGTTGCGTATTGATATTAGTCTCCTTTAATGGGTCTTTCTTTTTCGAAGGGGATTCCTTTGCCTTCTGGCTTTGctttttgtttttaaaAGTCTTTTTGCTTGAAGATGAGCCTGAACTTTTTGATGACATGACGTCCTTTTTGGGAGAGGGTGTGTTCTTTTTTCGGTAAGAACTCGATGTTGCCATGCTGTAGACACTACTGTCGTTATTGGATGGCACTACGTTAGAACTACTTCCATTATTACTATTCAAATACTTCTTCTGTTTGAAAAAATCCGAaacttttttgaaaaggttCCCCTTCCCTgtagtttcttctttgttggaTGATAATGTTAACATTGGTGTGGTTACTGCCCGTTGAACTTGAAAAGAATCAAGAGAAGTCTTACTCGCAGGTGTTTTGATCTCATCATCCTTAATCACAGATTTTCTCAATGATCTTACTCTTGAAACTTCCAATGACCTTTGTAAAacatcgtcatcatcgGTTGGCTTTGGCTGATCTATCACAGATGAAGTATCGAAAACTTTCCTGACTGACAGAAGGGATTTACTTCTCTTAGGATAGTTTAGTCTTTCATGtctcttctctttctctaGCAGTAATAACCATAATGCTGATAATGAGtcacatttttttttctgaaTAGAGTTTTTAATAGCTTGTGTATCTAAGCCTGTccttttcagtttcttcatcagccgcctttccaatttagaATGGAATTGAGTGGTTCCTCGACGTTGTCTTACAAGTATCTTTTCAGTCTCCTCTAATATCGTTGAACCAAAGGGCTGTAAAAATGGATGCTTCAATATTTGCTCAACAGTTGGTCTATCATTTGGATTCTTTGCAAGCAGTCTAAGAATGAGATCTTTTGCATCTGCTGTTACAATATTTTCGTTAAGTTGTGGGGTCTGATGTACAATTTTCCATTCAGTTTTcgtttcatcatcttcatcaaaagGCATACTGCCATTTATCATTGTATAAAGAATGACTCCCAAGGACCAGATATCAATTTTGAAGCCATCATAACTTTTTCTCTCAATTAGCTCTGGTGCCATATATACGGTAGTTCCACAAATCGTCTCTAAAGTAGTTTTAGTCATACACTCTCTTGTAAACCCAAAATCAGTCAATTTAGCATCTCCGGATTTATCTAATAGAATATTCTCCAACTTTAAGTCCCTATGTACACAATTTAATGAATGCGCATAATGAACTCCTCCTACAATTTGAGCAAATAACTGCACACATTCATCAGTAGGGACTCGGTGCATGGATAATACTCGGTCATACAGTTCTTTACCAGGACAGTACTCTAGTGCCATCCAAACTTTAGTTTCTGTTATAATGACTTCATAAAGTTTTGTAATATAAGGGTAATCAAACTGTCGGTGATAGAATACTTCTCtaacaatatttggatcatTCTTATCGCTTGATTTAAGAACCACTTTAGTATGTGTTGGTCTATGCTGCGCCAAGTAAACTTTGCCGAAGCTTCCCTCTCCAATTTGGTCCAATATCTTATAGTTTCCCACTTCCTTCAATCCACAAGACGTAAACTGTCCGTAAAGCTTATTATAGGAAGCACCAATGATGGCTTTAATGTTGTTTTGTTCCAGTTGCATAGCATTGTTcattttatttgttttgaGTTATAGCTGAACGAAACTTAGACTCCTTCAAACGTAAGAAATATGTGTTGGTATGGTATCTTCAGATATAAACGGTAATTATGAGTTCTACTGGAATAGCAAATGTATCTTGATTGCTGTGCTGTGTCACCATTAAGTAATTATCTTATTCAAGGCCTTTCtataattatatttttcgGTAGTTGGAAAATTCCATTTCGTCATAGTAGTCTATTGACAATCGTagaatgaaaataaacaacAGATACCGAAGAGTAAAGAGAGAGTTTAAGGATCTTAAGTATGTCCACACATGATGAAAACCTGAGTTTAAAGGAACTTGATGATTTTTATGCCAATATACGATGGAGAAACCAATTCTCAAGCATGGATGTTCTACCTAAGCACATTCAAGATAAGATCGACGCTAAGAAAACAGTTCTACAACGATATAAAAGTGTTCAAAATGAATCTTCAACAAATCAAATGGAATCAACCCAACTTATAAAGGCAACTCCCAGTAACACTGGGTCTTTAGTCGAGAAAGTCTttgattcttcaaatgatcAATCAGTGATGACCAGACACAGGGAGCTTATCGTGCAACAACCAGAATGGCATGCTCCTTGGAAACTTAAAAGAATAATCAATGGACACCTTGGATGGGTCAGATCCATAGAGGTAGATCCTGTTGATAATGAATGGTTTGCAACAGGTAGCAACGATACaacaattaaaatttgGGATTTGGCGAAGGGGAAATTAAAAGTAACGCTAGCAGGCCACATAATGACCGTACGAGACATTGCCATTTCCAAACGACATCCCTACTTATTTTCAGCCAGTGAAGATAAGCTTGTAAAATGCTGGGacttggaaaaaaatatggcTATTAGAGATTACCATGGCCACCTATCAGGAGTACATTCAGTTGATATTCATCCTACTTTAGATTTGATAGCCACAGCGGGGAGAGATAGTGTAGTGAGATTATGGGATATTAGAGCGAGAGTAGCTGTAATGACTCTAATAGGTCATAAAAACCCCATAAATAAAGTGCATTGTTTACCAGTCGATCCACAGATTGTTAGTTGTTCTACTGATGCCACAATTCGTCTATGGGATATTGTTGCTGGTAAGTCCATGAAGGTTATAACTCATCACAAGAAGTCTGTAAGAAATATTGCTTTCCATCCGACTGAATTCTCTATGAGTTCCTGCTCTGCAAATGATATTCGGTCATGGAAGCTCCCAGAAGGTGGGTTATTGACAAACTTTAACTCAGATGGCTTGGGGATTATCAACACATTAAGTATCAACCAAGATGATGTGTTGTTTGCAGGTA belongs to Naumovozyma castellii chromosome 3, complete genome and includes:
- the PRP46 gene encoding mRNA splicing protein PRP46 (ancestral locus Anc_8.672); the encoded protein is MSTHDENLSLKELDDFYANIRWRNQFSSMDVLPKHIQDKIDAKKTVLQRYKSVQNESSTNQMESTQLIKATPSNTGSLVEKVFDSSNDQSVMTRHRELIVQQPEWHAPWKLKRIINGHLGWVRSIEVDPVDNEWFATGSNDTTIKIWDLAKGKLKVTLAGHIMTVRDIAISKRHPYLFSASEDKLVKCWDLEKNMAIRDYHGHLSGVHSVDIHPTLDLIATAGRDSVVRLWDIRARVAVMTLIGHKNPINKVHCLPVDPQIVSCSTDATIRLWDIVAGKSMKVITHHKKSVRNIAFHPTEFSMSSCSANDIRSWKLPEGGLLTNFNSDGLGIINTLSINQDDVLFAGSDNGMLSFYDYKSGHKYQSMMTKEIPGSLESERGILCSTFDRTGLRLLTGETDKSIKIWSMDSDATPETDPGLPWNPTLAAQRF